In one window of Nodosilinea sp. PGN35 DNA:
- the hemN gene encoding oxygen-independent coproporphyrinogen III oxidase, with product MLSLANPVVFDPALLHKYNQPLPRYTSYPPATEMTEDFSSRDFEAAIAVGNYKQTPLSLYCHIPFCESACYFCGCNTVITRQKKVADPYLDYLERNIAQVAQRVKHRQVNQLHWGGGTPSYLTMAQVERLWNVLHQHFEFEPGAEISIEVNPRDLDREYVRFLKDLGFKRVSFGLQDFNLKVQAAVNRIQPEAMLFDAMGWLREAGFESVNVDLIYGLPYQTLATFRDTIEKTLRLDPDRIAVFNFAYVPWLKPVQKKHIDPGTLPGPAEKLEIFHMTIDRLTAADYQFIGMDHFAKAGDELAIAQAQGQLHRNFQGYTTLPESDLLGFGMTSISMLHDVYAQNHKGLRDFYKAVDASELPLERGVVLSQDDILRRAVIMELMCQFELSKSAIEEKYHLSFDQNFDDYFARERQDLKVLEADGLVRLTPNHIEVLPAGRLLIRNIAAVFDPYLRDRTIRQFSQSV from the coding sequence ATGCTCTCCCTTGCCAACCCCGTTGTGTTTGACCCGGCGCTGCTGCACAAGTACAACCAGCCGCTACCCCGCTACACCAGCTACCCTCCGGCGACGGAGATGACCGAAGATTTTAGCTCCAGGGATTTTGAGGCGGCGATCGCCGTCGGCAACTACAAGCAGACACCCCTGTCGCTCTACTGCCACATTCCCTTTTGCGAATCGGCCTGCTATTTCTGCGGCTGCAACACGGTGATCACGCGCCAAAAGAAAGTCGCTGACCCGTACCTCGACTACCTGGAGCGCAACATTGCCCAGGTGGCCCAGCGGGTCAAGCACCGCCAGGTCAACCAGCTCCACTGGGGCGGCGGCACCCCCAGCTATCTGACCATGGCCCAGGTAGAGCGGCTGTGGAACGTACTGCACCAGCATTTTGAGTTTGAGCCGGGGGCCGAGATCTCCATCGAGGTGAATCCCCGCGACTTGGATCGCGAGTACGTGCGGTTTCTCAAGGATCTGGGCTTTAAGCGGGTGAGCTTTGGCCTGCAAGACTTTAACCTCAAGGTGCAGGCGGCGGTGAATCGCATTCAGCCCGAGGCGATGCTGTTTGATGCCATGGGCTGGCTGCGGGAGGCGGGGTTTGAGAGCGTGAATGTAGACCTGATCTACGGGCTGCCCTACCAAACCCTGGCCACCTTTCGCGACACCATCGAGAAAACCCTGCGCCTCGACCCCGATCGCATTGCCGTGTTCAACTTTGCCTACGTGCCCTGGCTCAAGCCCGTCCAGAAAAAGCACATCGACCCCGGTACTCTACCCGGCCCCGCCGAAAAGCTGGAGATTTTTCACATGACCATCGATCGCCTGACGGCGGCAGACTACCAGTTCATTGGCATGGATCACTTTGCCAAGGCCGGGGATGAGCTGGCGATCGCCCAGGCCCAAGGCCAGCTGCACCGCAACTTCCAGGGCTACACCACCCTGCCCGAGTCTGACCTGCTGGGCTTTGGCATGACCTCCATCAGCATGCTCCACGACGTCTATGCCCAAAACCACAAAGGGCTGCGCGACTTCTATAAGGCTGTCGATGCCAGCGAACTGCCCCTGGAGCGGGGGGTGGTGCTGAGCCAGGACGACATTCTGCGGCGAGCGGTGATCATGGAGCTGATGTGCCAGTTTGAGCTGTCGAAGTCGGCCATTGAGGAAAAGTACCACCTCAGCTTTGACCAGAACTTTGACGACTACTTCGCCCGCGAACGCCAGGATCTCAAAGTACTCGAAGCGGACGGGCTGGTGCGGCTGACCCCCAACCACATCGAGGTGCTGCCCGCCGGACGGCTGCTGATCCGCAACATTGCTGCCGTCTTTGACCCCTACCTGCGCGATCGCACCATCCGGCAGTTTTCCCAATCGGTTTAG
- a CDS encoding heme oxygenase (biliverdin-producing), with amino-acid sequence MTDLAQRLREGTQASHTLSENTAFMKCFLKGVVELEPFRKLTADLYFLYNTLEAEMARHQAHPVVGPMVFAELLRTPALESDLAYYYGDRWQHDITATPAGQRYVNRILEVSATNPALLVAHAYVRYMGDLSGGQGLRHIVRSALNLPPDKGTGLHEFDALPTVEAKRDFKLKYREALNALPVDEAQIQQLVEEANLAFALNRNVFHELEPDVRAAVGDHVFDLITRQDRPGSTESHPHHGMVALMATE; translated from the coding sequence ATGACTGATTTAGCCCAACGGCTGCGCGAAGGTACCCAGGCCTCCCACACCCTGTCGGAAAATACGGCGTTTATGAAGTGTTTTTTGAAGGGTGTGGTCGAGCTGGAGCCCTTTCGCAAGCTCACCGCCGACCTCTATTTTCTCTATAACACCCTAGAGGCTGAGATGGCCCGCCACCAGGCCCATCCCGTGGTGGGGCCGATGGTGTTTGCCGAGCTGCTGCGCACCCCGGCACTAGAGAGCGACTTGGCCTACTACTACGGCGATCGCTGGCAGCACGACATCACCGCTACCCCGGCGGGCCAGCGCTACGTCAACCGCATTCTGGAAGTGTCGGCCACCAACCCGGCGCTGCTGGTGGCCCACGCCTACGTACGCTACATGGGCGATCTCTCAGGCGGCCAGGGGCTGCGGCACATTGTGCGATCGGCCCTGAACCTGCCGCCGGATAAGGGCACCGGGCTGCACGAGTTCGACGCTCTGCCCACAGTGGAGGCCAAGCGCGACTTTAAGCTCAAGTACCGCGAGGCGCTGAACGCTCTGCCGGTGGATGAGGCTCAGATTCAACAGCTGGTGGAGGAGGCGAACCTGGCCTTTGCCCTGAACCGCAACGTGTTTCACGAGCTGGAGCCGGATGTGCGGGCTGCGGTAGGCGACCACGTGTTTGACCTGATTACCCGCCAAGATCGTCCCGGCAGCACGGAATCGCACCCCCACCACGGCATGGTGGCGCTGATGGCGACGGAGTAG
- the acsF gene encoding magnesium-protoporphyrin IX monomethyl ester (oxidative) cyclase: MVTALPKPAPQPGDNAVKGAIEENLLSPRFYTTDFDRAATMDLSLEAEGLQTMLEEMRADYNRHHFSRDDSFKQEWDQIQGEERQAFIDYLERSCVSEFSGFLLFKELSRRIKDRSPVLGEIFSLMARDEARHAGFLNKCMQDFHISLDLAKLTKTREYTFFPVEWIVYAVYLSEKIGYWRYILIYRHLEQHPEHSFYPLFNYFESWCQDENRHGDIFKALVRSQPSMWQTWQGRLWSRFFLLSVFATHSLTVHERAKFYEMLGLNATEFDKEVVRKTNDTAARAFPVCLNVDHPEFFPRLERSAARNLKIKHITESAAPDWMKQIRKLPLVLGIVGDLLRLYLIEPLNAESLRGTIR, from the coding sequence ATGGTGACTGCCCTCCCTAAGCCTGCACCCCAGCCCGGTGACAATGCGGTAAAAGGCGCGATCGAAGAAAACCTGCTGTCGCCCCGGTTCTACACCACCGACTTTGACAGAGCCGCCACGATGGATTTGTCCTTAGAGGCAGAAGGGCTCCAGACCATGCTGGAGGAGATGCGCGCCGACTACAACCGCCACCACTTCAGCCGCGACGACTCCTTCAAGCAGGAGTGGGATCAGATTCAAGGGGAAGAGCGCCAGGCCTTTATCGATTACCTGGAGCGATCGTGCGTCTCAGAATTTTCGGGCTTTTTGCTGTTCAAAGAGCTGTCGCGGCGGATCAAAGACCGTAGCCCGGTGCTGGGCGAAATCTTTAGCCTCATGGCCCGTGACGAAGCTCGCCACGCCGGGTTTCTCAACAAGTGCATGCAGGACTTTCACATCTCCCTCGACCTGGCCAAGCTGACCAAAACCCGCGAGTACACCTTCTTCCCGGTGGAGTGGATTGTCTACGCCGTCTACCTGTCGGAAAAAATCGGCTACTGGCGCTACATCCTCATCTACCGCCACCTGGAGCAGCACCCCGAGCACAGCTTTTACCCGCTGTTCAACTACTTCGAGAGCTGGTGCCAGGACGAAAACCGCCACGGCGATATTTTTAAGGCACTGGTCAGGTCGCAGCCCAGCATGTGGCAAACCTGGCAGGGTCGCCTCTGGAGCCGCTTCTTTTTGCTGTCGGTCTTTGCCACCCACAGCCTGACGGTGCACGAGCGGGCCAAATTCTACGAAATGCTGGGCCTGAATGCCACCGAGTTTGACAAAGAAGTCGTCCGCAAAACCAACGACACCGCCGCCCGCGCCTTCCCCGTCTGTCTCAACGTCGATCACCCCGAGTTTTTTCCCCGGTTGGAGCGATCGGCGGCCCGCAACCTGAAGATTAAGCACATCACGGAAAGCGCCGCCCCCGACTGGATGAAGCAGATCCGCAAGCTGCCCCTGGTGCTGGGCATCGTCGGCGATCTGCTGCGCCTGTACCTGATTGAGCCCCTAAACGCAGAATCCCTGCGCGGCACGATTCGATAA
- a CDS encoding DapH/DapD/GlmU-related protein yields the protein MKVETHNEFSTEKFAAQTVQVAGSERPKDPTLKKLLFSLVEPIPRPLGTVARKFLYPILSKNWGKGSYVQAWVEVLGVNNIIAGDNIRILRYSILNCDFENSLLKLGKDVSLDRNVSIRLGENCTVEIGEGTYIGPFTCVSGPGNITIGRHCMIASMAGIYAKQHHHVGSRTEGITIEDKCWIGTGAKILDGVTIGYGSAIGAGAVVTKTIPPYSVAVGVPARVLENRRTTPDE from the coding sequence ATGAAAGTTGAAACTCACAACGAGTTCAGCACCGAAAAATTTGCGGCTCAAACTGTGCAAGTCGCTGGCTCTGAAAGGCCAAAAGATCCAACACTCAAGAAGTTATTATTCTCTTTAGTTGAACCGATTCCGCGCCCTTTGGGAACAGTCGCAAGAAAATTTCTTTATCCTATTCTATCTAAAAATTGGGGAAAGGGTTCCTATGTCCAGGCATGGGTTGAAGTGCTTGGGGTCAACAATATTATTGCTGGCGACAACATTCGTATTCTTAGATACTCGATTTTGAACTGCGATTTTGAGAATAGCCTGCTGAAGTTGGGTAAAGATGTTTCACTGGATCGAAATGTCAGCATTCGATTGGGAGAAAACTGCACCGTCGAAATTGGTGAAGGAACCTATATTGGCCCCTTTACCTGCGTGTCTGGGCCTGGCAACATTACTATTGGTCGGCACTGTATGATCGCCTCTATGGCTGGTATCTATGCCAAACAACATCATCACGTAGGCTCTAGAACAGAGGGCATTACGATTGAAGACAAGTGTTGGATTGGAACTGGGGCCAAAATCTTGGATGGGGTGACGATTGGTTATGGCAGTGCCATTGGCGCGGGGGCTGTGGTAACGAAGACTATTCCGCCCTACTCAGTAGCTGTAGGGGTACCCGCCAGGGTTTTAGAAAATCGGAGAACCACCCCTGACGAGTAG